GTGGAGAACCTCTTCTCCCTGCCCCTCAACATACCCTTCAGTGGGCTGCGCAAGGTACTGCCGCCTgcactgctccctctgcccGGGGGCAGGGCCTGggccctggcagcacagacCCCGTCCCTAGGCCCACCAAGGGGCATCTGATGGGCCAGGATATCTGCAATGCCTGGTTCTAGGTCTGAGGACTTAATGTCTTACCTTCCCCAGccatttccccttctctctgcaCTTCTCACCTGCTCCTGGCTGGTTTCCAGCACCTTGTACAGCACGGGGGCTCCTCTTCTCCCTCATGCACACCTCCATCATATCTCACCCTGTCCCATCTTACCCCATCTGAGCTGAAGtcagcccatggcagaggggctTGTGGGCATAAGCACCAAGacaggtgggcacagcacaCCTCAGCACCTCCTCTGCAACTCAGGCAGGCTGAGAACTTAAGACCCTCTTATGGTCCTCAGTCTCTTGTAGTCCAGCAGCCCAGAGACATCCCAGGGAGAGGGACAGtctcctctgcctctgcagttcttccctgctgctcttcccctcTGCCTGCTTCTCCACACTCCTGCTCTAGGTATAGGTCCTGAGTACCATTCTTCCTTTCACATTCTTCCCTCCTTCTGGCTTTGGGTTCTCCACCCCTTACCGCAGCTGAAGTATCCTGTCCACTTTAGCCAGGTTTTCCCTCATCTCTTATTTCTACTGTGAGCTCTGCCCTGTTGGATCACCTTACTAGCCAGTCCTGGTTCTCCCCTGGCCTCCCTTCTGCTCTTCATCgaagctctttttttccctgtccagTTTCCCTTTGCAGGTTGTTGCCAGTATGAGCTTTCATACTGCCCTATCCCCGCCTACCCTCTTTCAAGTCAGCCAAAGACTGTCTGGCCCCAGACCAACATCTTCAACTTTCCTTTAGGCCCATTTGTCTTTCTCCTTGCTTCCTGCCCTTTACTTTGTCCAATCCTTCCCACCTCAAATCTAAGCCTTTGTATCTTCTTCCCAACATCTCGCCATggccatttttcatttcaaatttcTGGTCCTTCTGGCTTTTGCAGGAGACACTTTTATATAGGCTTGTATGCTCTGTGACTCCATCCATTTCACTTTGCAAAGCTCACTTGACTTGCTGACATTTTAAATGAATGTTTTGCTGTGCTGGACTGCAATGCACCTGAGGATGAGCTGACTGTGATTAATGTGTCTTTATCCACTATACCCTTGTAAAACCATTAGTGCCTTGCTGTCTGGACTCAGTTTTCTTGTTCCCTTTTCTTGTCTCTTGGAATAAGCTTCTTTTGGACAATTGTAGGTGTGGTCAGTGCAGATGCCTCTGAATTTGGTAGCATGGATTTACTGCTGTCTTTTCTCACAGAGTTTCTTGGGACTTGTTGAATTTCATTCACAACAGGAAGGCAACAGAATGTGCAGAATTTTCCTCAGATTGCTGCCTCTTGCaaggctctggggctgggcagcagacTAAACAGTTCTTGCTGTTACAGGTCCTGGGATTAAGGATTACTGCACTTGGGTTCCCCTGGTGTCACTAGAGAGGGGATCAGTTCCTAAGGTTCTCCTGAACTGTGTGTGCCTCTCACAGGGAATCAAAGCACGGGACATGCTACATAAGTTTATGGAGAAGGCTATACAggaaaaactgcagagaaaCAACCCCGAAGACCACAGTGATGCTCTGGATTTCATAATGAACAGTGCCAAGGAGCATGGCAAAGAATTCAGCATGCAAGAGCTAAAGGTAAGGAGAACCTCTGCcttgcagctgctggctcctgcccctctcttACCAGCAGTGAGGACACaagctcctgcagggagggagcctGCACTCGGCACACTCTCATGCTCTTGTAGTCTTGTGTCTCTTTGCATTAGAAGGGACCCTTTTAAAAGGGAATGAATGCCCCTTCTACCTTTCCTCTTCATGGCTGCCAGCCTTCAGCCTGAGGTAGGGTGCTGGTAGGGTTATGTGGCTGCATTAAGGGTCTGCATGTCTGTGCACTCAGTAACCTCCAGGACACTCCTGGAAATACTCAGAGCTGTTTGTGTGCTTctcaaacacagcccagcatcCAGCCTAGGGCAGGATGTAGATCATGTCACTGGGCTCCTCAGGTCTGTGAGCCCAGAAATTTCTGAGGTGATAAATCAGAATGGGTCCAGGGATAGAACGATGGATTCCAGGTCATTCCCTATCACCTCCTCATCCATCAGATCATGTAGCTTGTGCATCGCTATGATGAAATGTGGTGTATGACTGTGACATAGGGATGAACCCAGGAGTCCTTACTGAGCCAAATCCACCAAGTGAATGGGACaagtattttttcaaaagatcttgggaaaaaaattgtctttagTACTGGATCAATCATAGTTCCAGGTCACTTGGTATCAGTGAGTGATAGATGACATTGCATTTATATGACAAGTATTGAAGCAGTTTTGCATGGGTGTAGCAGCTGGATATGGTTTTAAAGTATTTGAATATAGTTTAAAGGTAGTTTTACTGTTTATTTAAGTATTTCAGGATAACTATAGAAAGACTAatgttttgtaaatattttgtaaaaatgcAATCtctaaatctaaaatatttgaaaaacttTGAGCAACTATTAGATATAAATAGAACCAGCATATATtcctaaataaatttttattataattatttatattatttattctaaaaattttattataatgaaaatttaaaaattaattgacAGATTCAAGAAGGGATTGATTATGATTAATTAATCTCTATTAATATTCACATAAATATTATGCAAGAATAATTTCACAATCTCTCATCATGTCCTTGGCTCTAACCACAAATGGAATAAGGAGATATTAAGTATGTAACATAGACTGAGTGATATGGCAGTGACCATGGAACAGCTGATTCAAATTATAATATATTCATATGTTGTTCTGTACCTTTATGGTtagaaaatttctgtatttaacaAAATTACTTGCAAACTGTACTGCCTATGCTTGCAATTATGGCAATATTCTCCACCCTAATGAAACAGTAGTAGAGGTCTCATTAAATGAAACGGTGTAATTGGATAAAAAGTCCAAAGCTGTCTCAGTTGTGGATATATCTGTCTTTGAGAGACCTTCCAGACACTGGTACAAACTGTCACTAATCTGCCTTTTGTTCAAATGATCTGGAAAGAgagttttcacagaaattttccTAAATACACTGTGATTTGCTATCACTGCTGCCATGAATTCACCAGGGCCCTTGATATGTAAAGGTCGTTGAGATATATTGCTTTGCCAACAATACtgtttgaaagtattttaaaccTCGGGAAGATTTTTCAAAAACTCATCCTGCATAATGTGTCATTGGCTGGGTGTAATGCTGGCTGTTCTGcatcccaggacagggacagtaCTGGTGAAGAAGCTTGGGAATATTCTACCTTCCAGCCACTGGTTCTGTTGGCCTTGCAGAATCAGGGGGGGAAAGTTGTGACAGCCGCTGTGACACaacttctgcagcagcactgtcagAGGTTGATGCAAAGAGCATAAGGGCTGTTATTTCAAACCTAAGAGCTTGCCCTAAATTCCTTGCATGCTATTGAAATGTCTTGGGGTTTAACTGGATGTGGTGGAACTGAGACGTTTCTTTTCATCTGGGTCTGCTACCTTATGAATGTAAAAATTCCTGCTAATGCCTGCAGGAGGTGTGATAGGGGTTGACAGGGATCTGTTGTTCCAGgggttttatttcagctgaaagATGCCCTTGAGACCTGCTCTTTGGCAAAAGCCTCTAGTCCAGCCAATATATGGTACTAAAGATGGTAGCAAAGAGTCATCTTTTTACATTATTCTTAACTTTATCAGACTTGAATCCAAGTACCTTCAGTGTTCTCTGTGTTTATGGCTTCACGTCTCTAGAACTGGCTGTGTCAAAACAATCTGAAGTCCAGACACAGTAATGTGAAAGGAAACTACTCTGTGTCCCTGGAGGATTTTGCTCCCCTTTGCCCCTGGGCTGGAGCAATTAGAGCTCTGTAGTACCCATCAGGTCCCAGGCTTCCCAAGGGGGCAGCTCCTGGTACTCCCCCCCTTTGGCTTCTCCTTGGCTTTTGACTCtgcactcccagccctgtgctatGGAGCCGCTGGCACCTTCAGATGGTGCTGTAGGTTTGAGCATTACATTTGCTGTCAGAGATGTCTCATGCCACAAACCAGCTCTGGGCAACCCTTAACTTTTAGAAAACCATTGGTAGAAGTTGATCAGAGGGTGCTGCAAACAGCCCCCAGCAACTTGGCGTGTACTGTTCCGTATAGACCCTGCAGACAGTCCCGCAAAGGCTGGGAGGCTGTGGGGAGGTCCCTGACCTTGGCCAAGGCACATATTAGATTTGTCTGTGCTGTGGTCCATGTATGTGAGCTGGTTAACTTCATAACTTTTTATGGATGCATCTGCTGTGGAGCTATTGGGATCTCTGCTGTGCTTCAGACTGTAGAGCTTGAAAAGCCAGCAAGTCCTACTGGTAtgtgctccctgctggctgcagcacttCTCAGGCTGACCTGCTCTGGCAGGGGGCCTTTATGCTTTTGACTCTTGCCTTGTGTCCCCTCTCAGATAAAATCAATCATAACTGGAGATGGGTCAAATCCAGCCCATTTTAGCTGCCAGTCCATCTAGAATTTGTGCATAAAGCACTGGCCATATCCACTGCCTAGGCAGAAAAGTAAAAGATGAATGCAAAGGAGAATTGGCAGATGAAGATAATACTTGAACTTCACTCAATGTGCTATAATGCATGCCAAAGCGCTTCCTTAAGATTGGTAAATCTTGTGAGGAAACCTCAGAAGAGCTGGACTGGAGGTAATGTGTACTCATCCCAGCTGTGGTTCTGCATCAGTCACTTGGCAAGTGGGTGTCCAGTTCACACAGAAATGCTCTGGTTCCTGCCAAGCCAGGATGGGTGTGAGTTTGGGGAGAGCAGAGTGGGGGCCAGGGCCCTCTGCACAGGCCAAAACCTGCAAAAGGTGAGAACATTCTGAGACACAATCACTTTGAAACATTATTCAAACTTGTCATTCTCATTCCTCTCCCAGGAATCAGCAATTGAGCTcatatttgctgcttttttcacCACGGCTAGTGCTAGCACCTCTCTGATCCTCCTGCTATTGAAGCATCCTTCAGTGATTGAAAAAATAAGGCAGGAGCTGATGTCCCATGAGTTGTACCAGCAGAgtcagtgctgccctgcaggaccCTGCCTGGACACCCTGACcatccagagcagggacagagagaaacCACTTTCCCACTCCATGGCCAAAGACATTCACAAGGACCAGAGCCAGCCACCGGCCCCAGTGGAGGAAGATTCCCTCCAGCCCAGTGCCCTGCTGGAGCCCACTGTCCCCCGGGGCAACCCCTGCACTGGCCCCCAGCTTCTGGCatcagcagggcagagctgtcactgcaccTCAGAcatcagcctggagaagctgagCCGCCTGCGCTATCTGGACTGTGTGATCAAGGAGGTGCTGCGGGTGCTGCCCCCAGTCTCCGGAGGCTACAGGACGGCACTGCAGACTTTTGAGCTCGATGTAAGTGCTTTCCACTCTGGCAGGCTGCTAAAAGCTGCTGCCTGCCGTTGTGTGCAAGCATCCTGTGTTCAGCACAGTAGTGGTGCTTGGCAGTGTAGCTCAAGGGGAAGTGTCACCCAGCAACCTCTGTGGGTCTCAGTTGGGCTGGGGGAAAAAGGACGGTAGAGCAGGTGAGCAGTGTGATGGGGCTGTCCCGTGGCACTCTCTGCTCACTCTGCAGTAGCACAGGTATGTAACAGtctctcctcttctctccctgcccagggctaCCAGATCCCCAAAGGCTGGAGCGTCATGTACAGCATCCGTGACACACACGAGACAGCTGCTGTGTACCAGAGTCCCCCCAGCAGCTTTGACCCAGAGCGCTTCGGTGCCGGCCGGCCGGAGGCTGCAGGGCGCTTCCACTACATCCCCTTTGGGGGAGGGGCACGGAGCTGCATCGGGAAGGAGCTGGCACAGGCCATCCTCAAGCTGCTGGCCATTGAGCTGGTCAGCACAGCCCGCTGGGAGCTGGCCACCCCTGGCTACCCCTCCATGCAGACTGTGCCCATTGTGCACCCTGTCGATGATGGGCTGCAGCTCTACTTCCACCCCTTGCACCCCAGCCAGGGCCACGAGGCTTGAGCCAGGGGTACACTgctcccctcagccctgggagctcgtccacagctgctgggagtAGGTttctgctgccccaggctggctgtgctaCTGGGTcactgctgaacaaaaccttaaaggtctttctatttttcttcccctgggGTACAGGCTGGTAGGGTGTGCAGGGTACTGCAGCAGGGTGTCCTACAGAGTCCCACTCCTGAGCACTGGGGCAAAacctgctgaagctgctggcaGGGTGCATATGCCATGGGGGCTCAGTCAGCCCCTGCCCCATACAGGTCCCCAGCtaccagggatggggagcaaaACTTCCAGACCCACAGCTAGGACTCCCAGGGTTATCTCCTGTAGGCGTGTTATAGGAGAGGCAGGACAAGCATCCTGCACACTGTAGCTTTTTAGCTGAGAAAAGAGGGAAGGTGGGGGGATCTGCAGGAAGACACAAGCCAGAGTTGCCCAATCCATGGCATCAACTCTAGCTAGAATAATAGGGTGTAAAGTGGtttttattgtaaatatttaatCTCATTCATGCACTTCCCATTagagctggcacagaggatATCTCTCATTCACCTACTAGTAGTAGCTGTGTATGTTGTGCTTtagcactgtgctgctgcttagGATCTGCCATGAAGCTCCTTGAGGTCACCCCAGGATATTCTCCCCAGCCACAACCTGGGTGGCAGGGTGCTGAGGGCACCCTTTGAGATGGCTTTTGAGTACCCCCACCGGGTATTTTTCTCccatgtaaaataaattaaatgagtCCTGTTCCTTGTGTACAGAGaacagagctggacacaggTCCTTGATCCATGTGTTTATACATTTCTTCAGCTTCACTTCTAATCCCCACTGTCATGCATTCTGTGAGAATGcaatgggaaaataaaactcCTTGTCCCACCAGAGCATCCCATGCCTGGTGGTGTCGTGTGCTCTGTGTGGAGAACCAGCTGGACCCGTGAGGGCCAAAACATGGCATGAAGACAGCGTCCCTTTGGAAAAGCTTTGGGGAGCTCTCCAGTTTCCTGAAACTATCATCATCCTGCttcagtgctggagctggccTTGCCCTGGCCAATCCCCCTTCCCTCTCCGTGCTCggcactgcagcagggctgtgcagccacCACCACGCTACCACGGGCAGAAACCTGGCTCCCAAATGTGACAGGTCAAATCTGGAAGAGGTTGAACTACAGGGCTGAGTTAAGTGCTATTGGCAAGTCGACCCTGTAATGAACCAGAGCCTCTAGCCCTCCTGACCTTGTCCTGAAAGGTGAGTCTTTTTGCCTATCAGAGGTGAAATCAGTAGATGGTGGCTGCAAGTGCCAATGGCTAACTTTAATTAGCAGGAGCTACTGGCTGGCTGAGACtgcgggcagggctgggcctgcagcatcccagtgcCTGGTGCAGGAAGGTCAGGGCTCCTCCAACAGTGCACTTAAAAATTACCCTGAGCACCAACAAGCCCACTGAAAAATATAACATGAatctagttttaaaaaaatagaaagaaaaaagaaactgataAACTCATTTTGTTTGCAGATAAACACAAGTATTTACAAATGAAGTGTAATAATTGTTACTTGTAATCAAAGTTTGTTCATATTAGGCTGTTAATTTCTTGACCCCCTTCCAAGATGTTTTTAATTATCCCTTTCACTCTTTACCATTTGATTCTTTTCAAGCTGATGGCTGGGGAATACACAGCTGGGGAGATAATAAAGCCTTCCTGTGGCAATTATCGGTGCTCAGGCCACCGTATCTCGTTATTTTGATAGACAGTGAACTTGGCGCGGTTGCCGGCCGGGTTCACGCAGATGTCACGGTCCGTGTTGTAGGTCACAAGCAGGTCAGCGCCCGGCGAGGGGAGAGCGCCGGGTCAGGGCGCGGCCGCCGCtcccgggcagcgccggccgaGCCCCGCGGAGCCGCCCGGGCTCGCGGAGAACCCCGAGGGGCTACGGCAGCACCCTCCGGGGGTGCCCTCCTGGGCAAGCGGCTGCGGAGGCGGGCGGGCCCGCTCCGACAAGGCATCGTAAGAGGAGGGCGGGTCTCGTGTGATGCATTGATTGTTAGATAAATAATAATCAAAAGTGACATCTCCCTCTCCCCCATacggacacacacacaaaatttcCAGTGTTTATTGAGCTTGTCTGGGAACAAGAAAGCAAAAGTAACAGGGAGtaacaaaaagataaaaatcgcagaggaagaaaaagcgTATTGGCAGCAGCCGCGGCCGGTGGAGAGCTCCGCGGTCCGCGCCGGGCGCCCCTTCCCCAGCGGCCGGTGGCTCCTGTGCcggcagccagcagcagctccagccagcgCAGCCCTCCCGCCGCCCTCCTcctgcccggagccgccgctcCCTCCCGAGAGCAGCGCAGTGCCCGCCCGCCCGGAGCCCCTCCGCACCGCGGAGTGCCCGGCCGTGCCGAGCGCCTCTTCCCGGCAGCGGCTGCCCCGACAGGATGCCGGAGCGCCTCAGGCGAGGGCGGGCAGTGGAtcccagggagaggagctgggcacGGCGGGTTTGGTGTTTCCTTTCCGCGCTCACCTCCTTTTCCCTCGGTGACCCGCGCTTGAACCTGCATCGGGAGGCTGAGACGGACTGCTGCCGGCAGCTCCTTCCTCCGCGGCCGGCAGAAATACAAGCCGTGCCTTTCGAGGTGAGCCAGGGGACAGCGGAGGCTCATCCGCCGATGCGCCGGCGCAGCTTCGGCTCTTCTCGGGGGTCTCCGGGCTGCCCCAGCACGAGGGACCGTCCGCTCCGGCCGCCCCACGGTCCCGGTCCGGCATCTCCCGGCTCCGGCTGCTACCTCGCCGTTCCCAACGacggcggcagcgggcgggcaGGGAGCTCGGCAGAGTGCATGCAGCACCGCGGAGTAAGTGTCTCCGGACAGCCGGGCCGCCGGGTGCCGCGCGGCAATTTCGGGGTGCAGCCTCTGGTCTCCAACGAGCATCGGCGATAAATCCGAGGAGAGGAGGTGGTGGCGGCCGACCATCGGCTGTCAGCTGTCGACGGCGTCCACAGCCCACTCGCCGAGCGCGGTGCAGGGACAGCGAGCCcggagccgctgccgccgcccccgACAGCACCTTTCCATCAGTGGTCTGCGGCGGGTAGGATGCACCACGCAAAGCAAATAGTTAAAGATTTCGGGGGGAGGAGCCAGGCCGCAATCCGCAATTAAAGATGAACTTTGGGTGAACTAATTTATCGGACCAAAGGTAGGGGTGGGCAGCAACCTGGGAAGGGTATAAAAGGCGGCCCGCGGCGAGCCCAGCCCGCGCACTCACAGCTCCCGGGGGGCCGGGTGGGAGTCGCTCCCCAGTCATGGGCTTCTCCGCCCTAGTCGCCAGCGCCCTGTgcaccttcctgctgcccctgctaCTCTTCCTGGCTGCGGTCAAGCTCTGGGACCTATACTGCGTGAGCAGCCGCGACCCCAGCTGCCCACTCCCGCTGCCCCCGGGCACCATGGGGCTCCCCTTCTTCGGGGAGACGCTGCAGCTAGTGCTGCAGGTAAGGCGAGGCGATGGCGTGGGGCGCGGAGAGGCTCCGCTCTGGAGCCGGAgctcctctggctgcaggggagggagaTGAGCGGCAACTTTGACAGGCTCCCGTGCCcaggtgggaaaaaaactgCTCTCCCTGTCTCTTCCTGTTACCctttctaaaatttattttgctatttcccctctctccttccctgtctAGAGGCGGAAATTCCTGCAGATGAAACGCAGAAAATACGGCTTCATCTACAAGACTCACCTCTTTGGGCGGCCCACGGTACGGGTGATGGGCGCCGAGAACGTGCGGCACATCCTGCTGGGCGAGCACCGGCTCGTGTCCGTGCAGTGGCCCGCCTCGGTGCGGACCATTCTGGGCTCGGGCTGCCTCTCCAACCTGCACAACGGGCAGCACAAGCACCGCAAAAAGGTACGGCCCgacggcgggcggggagcgggcgCGGCCGCCCCGGGCGCGGCGGCTGAGCCCGTGTCCCGTTCCTCCTCGTCCCCCCGGGCAGGTGATCATGCGAGCCTTCTCCCGGGACGCCCTGCAGCACTACGTGCCCGTCATCCAGGAGGAGGTGAGCGCCTGCCTGGCGCGGTGGCTGGGCGCCGCCGGGCCCTGCCTGCTCGTGTACCCCGAGGTGAAGCGCCTCATGTTTCGCATTGCCATGAGAATCCTGCTGGGCTTCCAGCCCCGCCAGGCCAGCCCTGACGGCGAGCAGCAGCTGGTCGAGGCCTTCGAGGAGATGATCCGCAACCTCTTCTCCCTGCCCATCGATGTGCCGTTCAGTGGGCTCTACCGGGTAAGGCTCACGGCGGGCCAGGAGGAGAGAGCGGCCAGAGCACGGGGGGACCGGCgggagggatggcagcacagcccgagACCCACACTGCTCTCCCTTGTGCTTGGTCAGGGCTTGCGGGCACGCAACATCATCCATGCCAAGATTGAGGAGAACATCCGTGCCAAGATGGCCCGCAAGGAGCCTGAGGGTGGCTACAAGGATGCgctgcagctgctgatggaACACACACAGGGTAACGGGGAGCAGCTCAACATGCAGGTAAGGTTCCCCAGGCATGGATTTATCTCTTTCCCTCAGGCCCTCTGAGAGCATCACACTTACTTTGTGGAGAcaagaggaaggagcaggagatgctctCTGTCCCCATGAAATAAATCAGCTTGTGTTGGGCACTAGTGTGTTGAGGCTGCGGTCAGGCTGCTGGATGGGGAGATGTGTCCATGGGGAGCACAGCACCACCAAGCACCGccatcctggcccctggggATCTGTGTCAGTTTGGGAACAATGTACAGCATTGCAGTGGTAGAGTGAGCCTGATAGAGATACTGTGTTCAAGGCCTGGTTTATGCCTCTTCTATCCTTTGTGTAAGGAGCTGAAGGAGTCTGCCACAGAGTTGCTGTTCGGGGGCCATGAAACCACTGCTAGTGCTGCCACGTCGCTGATCGCCTTCCTAGGGCTCCACCACGAAGTGCTGCAGAAAGTGAGGAAAGAACTGCAGATGAAGGTGTGTGAATTCCCCAGGGGCATTTCACGGGAGGGGGCAGTGAGAGGAAGGTACCTCCAGGACAGGTATCCCAGACAGGACTTCCTTTGACCCAGGTGGTGCCCTATTTTTAGGAGTGGCAGGAAAATAACTCTTGCAGCTGAGGGGCAGCAGCtttgcagtgccaggagctctcGCTGCATGGTTCATGAATGTCATGGCAGCATTCTCCTTTCTAGGGGTTACTGTGCAGCTCCAACCAAGAGAAGCAGCTGGACATGGAGGTCTTGGAGCAGCTGAAGTACACAGGCTGTGTAATCAAAGAGACCCTCAGGCTGAGCCCGCCTGTTCCCGGAGGATTTCGGATTGCGCTCAAGACCCTTGAGCTAAATGTAAGCAAGGTTTGGGCACAActcctcagagcagctgcaaagtaTTTTGTGTTCATGTAGTCTGTCTGCCTTAGAGTGACCTGCAGGAAGCCAGGAGGGGAGGTGGGGTGCGCTGATGTGTCCTGTGCTATCACTTCACATTATTTAACACAGCAAGGTGCTCCACATctcctttctgttcttttttataGGGTTACCAGATCCCTAAAGGTTGGAATGTTATTTACAGTATCTGTGATACACATGATGTGGCAGATCTCTTTACCAACAAGGAAGAATTTAACCCAGATCGCTTCATGTCTCCCTCTCCAGAGGATTCCTCTAGGTTCAGTTTCATTCCTTTTGGTGGGGGCTTGAGGAGCTGCGTGGGCAAAGAGTTTGCAAAAGTCcttctaaaaatatttacagtggaGTTGGCTCGGAGCTGTGACTGGCAGCTGCTGAATGGACCTCCTACAATGAAAACGGGCCCCATAGTGTACCCTGTGGACAATCTGCCTACCAAATTCATAGGTTTCAGTGGCCAAATCTGAGAGCTCAACACTCACCTCTGACTGGATTTCTATATAGCATTTAATATGTACATAGTAACTTTTTATAGTAACAAAggcctttaaatatttaaaacttgtAAATGTACAATAGTTATTTATGTCTTCTAAATATTTCAAGAGGCtatgatattttttcccccaagcaCTACAATTATGGGTCTCTGATTCATAATTAGATAATGTTATTTCTATAGAAATAAGTTTCCccctatttaaaaatataattgagAGCTGGCTAGCTAAGCATTTGAAGACATTTCAGGATGGTGTATGTATTAAGAAATATTCAAAAAGCATTCAAAACAATGGTGACTAGCTACTCATCCAAATTACctgaaatggttttgtttgagAATGTTTTCAGTGTTATTTGTGTCTAGATTGTATGTTTAATGTGTGAATTTTAAGTTTGataataaagtttatttttgatGATCCTCTGTATGAAGATCTGTGTGTATGCTAGACAGTAACTTAGTGGATGTGGCTCTAGGGTTTGGATGTAAAGTCACATCTGCTTTTATGAACAAGATATTTGCTATTTTTGTGTTCATAACTCTGCCCTGTTTACATGTAATTGCTTGTGAGTAGTCAGTTGTTAAAAATTTTAGCTTGTAAATGCTAGAACTGTACAAAACCCCATGCATGGAGTGATGGCAAGGGGCACAGGTCTTATCAAGCACATCATGTTGAGCCACAgtaaataagaaagaaaaagaaataagaataatAACACATAGTCTTTCTCTGGAGCTGGTTGAGGAAAGAATTCCATAAATGTCCTCTCCTCCCATATTACTGCTGACCTGTGTAAACACACCACTGAATCTTGTTCTGTGTTGAGCTTGCTGGCTATGAATCTTTACTTACGAAGGTGTCTCTTATCAGCTGGTCGAGCAAATAAAATCTGCTTATTTCTCCTTGAAATGCAACAGCTCTGACTAGGTCAGAGATAGAGCATGCATTTGGTTTAAGAACTTCTTTCCTGGAATTCAACAAAGTGAAAACTAAAAGGCAGGCACTAATGTGAATTGATTAACAGAGAATCAACTGTTGAGATGCAATTCCCCAGGGGTGTGTAAGCAGGGCAGATAAAATGCCCTGGGCATGACCCCTATTTTGGCTTAGCCATAAGGGTTTTGTGGCCACCCCCACTTACTACACCTATTAGTCTTCCCTCAAAAGTCAAACAACATAGGCTGGCTCTATAAACATCTACAGAGTAAACCAATGTAATTCAGTGTCATGAGCACTTGTAGCACCATATagaataattacattttttgtttgcttctggaATACAGTCACTATTTTATTATGTTCTCCCAAGATCAAAATTAAGGACAGAGCAAAGTTGCCCAAAATAGCTGCAGGTGCTTAATAGTATCTATGAAATTCG
The window above is part of the Catharus ustulatus isolate bCatUst1 chromosome 8, bCatUst1.pri.v2, whole genome shotgun sequence genome. Proteins encoded here:
- the LOC116999142 gene encoding cytochrome P450 26C1; the encoded protein is MPAGLSWPEAAALGLLAPALLVTLCRHLWALRWSLSRDRASALPLPKGSMGWPFFGETLHWLLQGSRFHSSRRERYGNVFKTHLLGRPVVRVTGAENIRKILLGEHTLVSTQWPQSTHIILGSHTLLSSTGDLHRQRRKILARVFSRAALESYLPRIQKVVSWELRGWCMEPGSIAVYSSAKTLTFRIAARILLGLRLEEKQFKDLAKTFEQLVENLFSLPLNIPFSGLRKGIKARDMLHKFMEKAIQEKLQRNNPEDHSDALDFIMNSAKEHGKEFSMQELKESAIELIFAAFFTTASASTSLILLLLKHPSVIEKIRQELMSHELYQQSQCCPAGPCLDTLTIQSRDREKPLSHSMAKDIHKDQSQPPAPVEEDSLQPSALLEPTVPRGNPCTGPQLLASAGQSCHCTSDISLEKLSRLRYLDCVIKEVLRVLPPVSGGYRTALQTFELDGYQIPKGWSVMYSIRDTHETAAVYQSPPSSFDPERFGAGRPEAAGRFHYIPFGGGARSCIGKELAQAILKLLAIELVSTARWELATPGYPSMQTVPIVHPVDDGLQLYFHPLHPSQGHEA
- the LOC116999144 gene encoding cytochrome P450 26A1 isoform X1 — protein: MPERLRRGRAVDPRERSWARRVWCFLSALTSFSLGDPRLNLHREAETDCCRQLLPPRPAEIQAVPFEVSQGTAEAHPPMRRRSFGSSRGSPGCPSTRDRPLRPPHGPGPASPGSGCYLAVPNDGGSGRAGSSAECMQHRGRRKFLQMKRRKYGFIYKTHLFGRPTVRVMGAENVRHILLGEHRLVSVQWPASVRTILGSGCLSNLHNGQHKHRKKVIMRAFSRDALQHYVPVIQEEVSACLARWLGAAGPCLLVYPEVKRLMFRIAMRILLGFQPRQASPDGEQQLVEAFEEMIRNLFSLPIDVPFSGLYRGLRARNIIHAKIEENIRAKMARKEPEGGYKDALQLLMEHTQGNGEQLNMQELKESATELLFGGHETTASAATSLIAFLGLHHEVLQKVRKELQMKGLLCSSNQEKQLDMEVLEQLKYTGCVIKETLRLSPPVPGGFRIALKTLELNGYQIPKGWNVIYSICDTHDVADLFTNKEEFNPDRFMSPSPEDSSRFSFIPFGGGLRSCVGKEFAKVLLKIFTVELARSCDWQLLNGPPTMKTGPIVYPVDNLPTKFIGFSGQI
- the LOC116999144 gene encoding cytochrome P450 26A1 isoform X2, encoding MGFSALVASALCTFLLPLLLFLAAVKLWDLYCVSSRDPSCPLPLPPGTMGLPFFGETLQLVLQRRKFLQMKRRKYGFIYKTHLFGRPTVRVMGAENVRHILLGEHRLVSVQWPASVRTILGSGCLSNLHNGQHKHRKKVIMRAFSRDALQHYVPVIQEEVSACLARWLGAAGPCLLVYPEVKRLMFRIAMRILLGFQPRQASPDGEQQLVEAFEEMIRNLFSLPIDVPFSGLYRGLRARNIIHAKIEENIRAKMARKEPEGGYKDALQLLMEHTQGNGEQLNMQELKESATELLFGGHETTASAATSLIAFLGLHHEVLQKVRKELQMKGLLCSSNQEKQLDMEVLEQLKYTGCVIKETLRLSPPVPGGFRIALKTLELNGYQIPKGWNVIYSICDTHDVADLFTNKEEFNPDRFMSPSPEDSSRFSFIPFGGGLRSCVGKEFAKVLLKIFTVELARSCDWQLLNGPPTMKTGPIVYPVDNLPTKFIGFSGQI
- the LOC116999144 gene encoding cytochrome P450 26A1 isoform X3 — protein: MKRRKYGFIYKTHLFGRPTVRVMGAENVRHILLGEHRLVSVQWPASVRTILGSGCLSNLHNGQHKHRKKVIMRAFSRDALQHYVPVIQEEVSACLARWLGAAGPCLLVYPEVKRLMFRIAMRILLGFQPRQASPDGEQQLVEAFEEMIRNLFSLPIDVPFSGLYRGLRARNIIHAKIEENIRAKMARKEPEGGYKDALQLLMEHTQGNGEQLNMQELKESATELLFGGHETTASAATSLIAFLGLHHEVLQKVRKELQMKGLLCSSNQEKQLDMEVLEQLKYTGCVIKETLRLSPPVPGGFRIALKTLELNGYQIPKGWNVIYSICDTHDVADLFTNKEEFNPDRFMSPSPEDSSRFSFIPFGGGLRSCVGKEFAKVLLKIFTVELARSCDWQLLNGPPTMKTGPIVYPVDNLPTKFIGFSGQI